Proteins found in one Pelmatolapia mariae isolate MD_Pm_ZW linkage group LG7, Pm_UMD_F_2, whole genome shotgun sequence genomic segment:
- the si:dkey-42p14.3 gene encoding EF-hand calcium-binding domain-containing protein 10, translating to MAARREEDAAVYLEKHKLVELMDNLTSMLFFYRPEKPREFLIEKLEQLKLSQQSGVIGPNLFDDSNLDVVFRIMDPDNKQYITFVQYKQALTMMGIKDINECPDGVNEDRISHETFKTEATQGLERCSATYVQL from the exons ATGGCGGCGCGGAGGGAGGAAGACGCAGCTGTTTATCTGGAGAAACACAAACTCGTCGAACTTATGGACAACCTGACTAGCATGCTCTTCTTTTACAGACCCG AGAAACCCAGAGAGTTTCTTATTGAAAAACTGGAGCAGCTAAAGCTGTCTCAACAGAGTGGTGTGATTGGGCCAAATCTGTTCGATGACTCTAACCTGGATGTAGTCTTTAGGATTATGGACCCTGATAATAAACAATACATCACTTTTGTCCAGTACAAACAAG CTTTGACAATGATGGGCATAAAAGACATCAATGAATGTCCCGATGGTGTAAATGAAGATCGGATATCCCATGAGACGTTCAAAACAGAAGC GACACAAGGTCTGGAGAGGTGCTCAGCAACTTATGTACAGCTGTGA